A window of Halobacillus naozhouensis genomic DNA:
GGCCCTACAAAGAAAGTAGAAGACATTTTGCCTCTGCTAGACGAATATCAAGCCAAAGCTACCTTTTTTGTAGTAGGAAAAGAAATGGAAAGCAATCTTGAAATAGGAAAACAATTAGTGGAAGCAGGTCATCAAATTGGAAATCATACTTATTCTCATGAACCTATGATTTTCAAAAGGTACTCCACAATAAAAGAGGAGATTGAAAGGACTAATGATGTTATCCGAGCTGCGGGGTATGAAGGCGAGGTCGATTTTCGTCCTCCATATGGCAAAAAGCTTGCTGTCCTGCCATATTATCTAGATCAGCATCAGGTGGAAACAATTACGTGGGACCTTGAGCCGGATACTTATTTCTCTTCAGTGGAGGATAAAGTGAATTATGTTAAGGAAAATGTCAAGCCTGGTTCCATTATTCTGCTGCATCCAATGTATGATCAGACCGGGAATGAATTGAAAACGATTGAAGGGATTTTGGATTCTTTAACACAAAAAGGATATGAATTTGTGACGGTTAATGAATTGCAAGATGTGGGTAAGGAATGAAAACCATAGATTTCCTGTTTTAAAAAGATTAAGGAAGGGTCTATGGTTTTAACCGACTGGTGAAGAGAACGAGCTAGTACTTATTTGATTGTTACCTACATTCTTTGCAGGACAGTGGGGCTATGCTCACTTACTTTTATTTATTGCCCTTGTTTCAGCTCGAAAATCCGAAATTCATATCGTTGA
This region includes:
- a CDS encoding polysaccharide deacetylase family protein; this translates as MKKKWIIAGVISAAILLSLYGTYKLMNSRTVQLFGGLTNRVETGEKVVALTFDDGPTKKVEDILPLLDEYQAKATFFVVGKEMESNLEIGKQLVEAGHQIGNHTYSHEPMIFKRYSTIKEEIERTNDVIRAAGYEGEVDFRPPYGKKLAVLPYYLDQHQVETITWDLEPDTYFSSVEDKVNYVKENVKPGSIILLHPMYDQTGNELKTIEGILDSLTQKGYEFVTVNELQDVGKE